The Pleuronectes platessa chromosome 11, fPlePla1.1, whole genome shotgun sequence DNA segment AAGCTGCGACATGAGTAAAATCAGCAGAAGGCCTCGTAGAATAAAaacttttcatgttttttatttaatttgatgattTCTTTTCCATGCTTCACTATTTCTCTAGACACACATTCCACATTCCACGATGTCAAGCTCTTGATATCACAGCCAATAAAAAAGTTCCCATGTCCCACTTGTCACCTCTAGGAGGCCGACATGAAGGGTGTCTCCCGGCAGGCAGCTCCTATTTGCAGCACGTCAGATGTGACTGAAGGCAGCGATAAGAGGACACGAGCCGTCGACTCACAAACTAATTAAAGACGCACATCCGACACCACAGCACAGTCAGGTTTCAGAACGTGAAACCCACTTTCATTGGCAATCCAGTCAAATCCACATATATCGACCTGGTGGGGTCACGAGAGGAGAAGACGAGAGGTCGTCACCTCAGTCAGAATCACAGCtcgtcctctggggaccatgaacagAACTCCCGACCAATGACAACATCTCTTGTCCTTGTGACTTGGGCTAGTAATATGCTATGGAAAGTATTTGGCCAGATACTATTAGAGGGAAGtgattgaaatatttgttttgttactttaactttaaaacaATCTCACACGAATGCTTTTATtacacattcattcatattcAGCTTCACAATCCTCAAAGAATATGGCTAACTTTAAAAGGAACACCGTATAAATAGTTGAATTGCCTAATTATAATTAaagataaatactttaaatgctTATATTTAGTATTTGTGTATATAACATCTCCTTCCAAGCACTGAGAATATTTAAAGTTTGCCCCGTTGTTTATTTGCTAAAAGATTGTAGCTGAAAACACTTTGACACTCAACTGGGTAAAACTGATGCACTTACCTCCATCCTAACTCTATTAAGCCTGAGAGACTGTCAGAAGTTTGGGGAACCTGAATATATGATCCTCCGTcagatttacacacaaacactcgaggggggagggcgggggggggggggggggggggggctcggagCCGGGGACACGCCCCACACTGAATTGTGTTATAAATAAGCTTTAACTTAATTGCATTCCCCAACTGGGAGGAACAAACTCCGGGCCGGCATATTTATTGCCACTCAACCTGTGTGTGAGTTAGtgcttctgtgagtgtgtgtttgtgtgtgtgtgagtgtgtgtttgtgtgtgtgagtgtgtgtgtgtgtgtgtgtgtgtgtgtgtgtgtgagcagcagcaaaAGTGCAAAAGCGACAATAAGTTTGAAAAGATAAATGTTCCCATGAATCTTCCACCTGAACGTGTGAAGGTGTGTTAGCGTTTTGCATGAGACACGGATCTGAGGACAGCGGGGGGGCCGAAGTGGTACACTGAATAATTCCAGGCTGTTTTATCCCTGGTGCTCCTAAAGGAATGTGTTCACTCCAAAACAGAGGATTTGTGCGTTTCTGGCTTCATACGGATGGAAACACCAGATATTTCCTACAGTGTGCGATTGTCGTTTGTGTGACGAACTTTGTGTTGCCCTGGAGTGAGATCCTCTGCTAACACAAGGTTTGTGCAGATTTCATGGTCCCCAAGATACGAATTGAAGAACTATTGGAAATCTTTTGAAGCTAGTATGAGGTCCCAGGTCTGATTTGTCCAATTCtttgtgctgccctctagtggatgtactGCTTAACAACCATGTCAACGTAAAGGACGGATCCAAGTATGTGGTCAGTGACGGTTACGTAGCTATTTTCATATGTAAAGGCAGCAGAACTTTAAGCCTTAAGCTGTTTTGGTAGCATTTAAAAAGCTTTGGTTAGAAGCTGCTTCACCATAACATTCCATTATCCCACCTGCTACACCTCCAGAATAATAATATCTTGCTCCTGCTTTCTGGAACAAGTCCCTCGTGCTTTGCTTTGGTTACAGCTATTGGAATTCAATTTTTTTCCTGAGCCTTCATCTCCTGAACTCTAAAACCAGAACCGACCAGAAAATCTCCCACAAGCGAGTCGGTgcaatttttttgtttacaaGCACAGGTTCACCTCTAAGTGGACACAAGCCGTaataaagcacaaacacaacaaatactaCCAACTACACTACCTCACCAGAGAATAGAAAGTGTTACTGCACCTTGCGGCACGGTGAGCATACAAAGACACATTCCACTTATTGCCAGAACAGAAATTATGGGGCTAGcatgaataaaacacaacaaaagtaCATGAATATGATTAGCTGACGCTGGAGATGATCCTGGTGGTGTGATGgggggttggggtggggggggtggggggactgGTAAGGTTAACCTACTGGGTCTATTCCAGGATGCCTGAGAAAGTGCTGGCAGGGGGGGAAAGCTGAGCAGTCAGCAGGACGAGGATCAGCGAGGACATGTGTTCTGTCAGTCATGACAGCTACCCGTTCCTGAGATATTAAGCAAAGGGGGTTGGAGGAGGTGCGTGCACATACTGGAGGAGGTGGGTGCACGTACTGGAGGAGGTGGGGCAGATCACGGGGGGAGGGAACGGGGCATCTTATGAGCATCCCCCCGTGCACGATGTTATTTATATGAAAATACGAGGCGGGTTTACAAGCGGGAGAGTCGTGCTCATACAGCGTGACCACAGTGGCAATTACTTTGGCTGATTCTGGTCCGTCCGCTGAACACCATCCATTTGTTTATGAATCCATCAGTGCCTAGTTAAACATGCAGCTCTCCGGGGACCGAGCTTCTGCACCTCACAGCTGTGGAACCTTCACTGGGTCAAAGGAAGCAGAAGGCCGACACCTCTATCTGTTTAATATGCTCAGCAGCAAAGTGAGCATATACCACTGGTTCCTGAccattatatttacatatatttgtaCAAGGAAACCACTAAACCAATTAGTCACATTGGAGAAGTTGAAACAAGACATTAATGTcatatttgtttctttaaaaatgcCTCAAAACAATCAATTTAAGTTGGTCAAATGGTAAACCGGTCAATTAATACTTCCAGCACTAGTACTGTTGGTCAAAGTAGCTTTTTCCTCAGACTTCTCTAGTAATTCTATCTTACAAAATCTTTCAAATAATACGAGAGGGAAACATTTTTGTTATGTGCTGAAACAATTGTTATCAGTTgatcaaaaggaaaaattaaaCAGCCATTTCCGGCGATTCATTTTGATATTTCAGCTCAAACAACATGACTATGACTGCTCtgtcttttttattaaaatagaaaatttGGGGTTTCTGGACTGATTGAATGAAACAAGCCATCTGAAGATGTGACCTTGTTTCCATGTTGTATTAAAAATCataaattgattaattaaaaaacaataaacacactaAATGCAACTTATCTCACAGCCCTGCTCTCATGTCCACACTGAGACCAACAACTCTGACTTGGTTTTCACAATGTTTGGACAGAAGCATCTGCTAAATGAAtaaattcaaatgtaaaatacacatCAGCTCATTTTAAGTGTCACAAACCACCTCAAGATGTAACCCCTTAGGAATCATTTTCTAAGTTTCCTGCCGTAGTGAACATACATTTAAGAAGCTTGTGGACGAGGTTCATATCTGTCGGCTCGGAGCAGAAAACTATTAAACTCCATCCTCCGTGCTGAGAACTATTGTCTGGATAAGAATTGGAGGGATGTGTTCCAGAGCTCCAGATTAGGAGTGTAATAAATTTCCACTCTGGTTGAAAACAATGGGCCCAAAGTGTGTCAAAGGAGATTGAGAGTCAATGCCTCGTAGAACACGGGCAGAAAGAAAGGAAGCGCATGAGAGCCCAAGCGTCTCGTGGACTAATTGTCCCAAAGTACATTgaatgaaatatgaataaaataaagatcCCTTGCCCTTTAGACAGGGATTCATTTCCATTGTCACAGTTGAATAAGCAGCAAAGCAGATTTATCCACGTGCCAAGAAGGAAATCCTGCAAATTTCTGTGCAAAATggaaacaaacattttcattttcgaTTTCTATGCACGCTATTGGTTGAATATGAAAGTGAAAGGCAATGGAGGCAAAGGGAATCTCTATATTTCATGTCATGAGTGCAATAAACGACCTGAGGAGAGCTTTCAAGGCAGTGGAAGAAACATCATTGTAATTATGCCTTTAGTGAATATTCCACACATTCACCCCCTTTGCTTTGTGTATGGAAATGCTCTCATGAATCTTCCTGCATGCGTCTGGATGAAGCTGTCACTTCCActgctcctctttgtcttccttATGGATGCACACAGATTCTAATTCATCACTATCTGAGTGTAATTATGGAAATTTCTGGAGATTTGTTGGGACTTCTGTAGCAGCAGTCGGCCGTTTCTGCAAAAGATCCAGAAGCCTCTGAAGGTTGAAGGAAAGATTTTCATAATTATATGAGAGCGTGTTCATGCATACGAACATTTGGCATTGTTAACTGAATAATGTCCTGTGTGTTCTGAGTAATAATAGAACAGTTATCATTACTCCATAGCGAGAGATTAATCCCCACTGACTGCGTAATGTTAgtttaatatttacaataataataatatatcatatCTTCTTGTGCCGTCTCTTTTGGCAGTAAAAATGCcatcttgtttattttaaaccCCGTCTGTCAATGTGGACAATAAAACTGTACATTAGGAACTTTAGGACTATTTATTCAACATTAGTTCAGATGGTgaattttattctttttatttaacttctgcCAAGTAGCACTCGATTTCCATAAATTCTTGTGAAGGGGTGGGGCGTTTTTTCGAAGGGAATAACTCATAGAATTTGATTTAATCAATCTGAAAAAATCCGGCATATTTAGgcgactgatatctatgagtttgtgcaatttggtgcagatcaaaatagAAATGCAGTGAATTCAGATGTAGCTCCACAAGGGTACTGTTGGCCCTTGGCTGAGGTTTGCACTCCACTGACGGCCCCTGTGCTTTCATAATCATATCATTATATCTTTGTATGCACAAGGCCTCTCCTCAATGTCAAGGAAAATGTCAAACCTTGCATTTACAACTTATTTAAAGCAACAATATGGTGGTTGATGGTAAAAGGATTAAAGGGCGGACATTACGACCTTTGACTCAACCTAACAATTAATCCAGATCAGTTTGATTAAATCATAAATCTCCCCAGCCCCAGATGAAAATAAAGGTTTGTCTCTCAAATAGAAGTCGGCCTCACATCGAATGATTTGAAGAAATCGACTTCCAGTGGATGAGAAGATGTTTGTTAGATATGAGGCCACAGCCAGGAGATGGTTAGTTTAACATTAAGACTGGGAACAGGGGGAAAAATCCAACCTGGCCCACTCCAATCTTCAAGTATACCAGACTACCAGATActaattaaaacacattatctCCCATTCAACATTTTGCAGGTGATGTGCTGGACCATTTCTTGGTCCAGTACCAGTTACTTTCCCAGTCTGCTCTGGTTACCTGGCAAGAAATAGcaatatttttgtataaattaAGCAACTGAGATAATAGAGGGTTTTCTGAGATGGCGTTATGCTACCTGGGGAGAAGACTATGTCACTTCTCTGAAATGGATCGTGACGGAATCCACACTGTTCCATAAAAAGTAATAATTATTTTGAATCAACCAAATCCATACAGGTTCTGTGTTGGCTCATGTCCTACCCCCCCCTCTAGGTTTCATTGAAATCTGTTCAGTGGTATTTGCATaatccttctaaataaacaaacggAGAGTGGTTGAattataacctccttggcgaagCTATGATCATTATCCATCATTATTTCTCATAAATGTATCTGCAGATATAATTCTTCGACCGTACAGTCATTCAGATGAATACCTATCTACACAACTTTATCAATTCACAGAGCGAGGAGTCTCACACTCTCACGGAGCGACGCCGGAATGTAAGAGCATCTAACTCGCAGCACCGTGTGTCACACAATGGACGGATCGATAGACCAGAATTCCCTCACAATGCCAACAGCATCACAGCgattccccccctccccccccccccctccccccccactcccctggCAGCCTTCAGGCCAGGCccaaaatataaatcaaacaaaacccTGAGAGCTCAGCCGGGACCCCGAGAGCATGCTGATCACCCAGACACTCTTTACCCCGCTGCCAGTCTCCTGGGCTGCACTCGCCCTCAGGAATACTCACCCTGCAGCACAGACCCTGCAGCACAGACCCTGCAGCACAGACCCTGCAGCACAGACCCTGCCAGCTGAGAGGGGCTCTGATCTGTGGGGGAAGGGGACGTCACGGACGCATGACACTTTGATTTAGCGTCTGCGGGGCCGACGTCTGAGATGCAAGCGGATGCAAGCtgtgaaataaacaaatcaatatttCTCAAGAGGAGCAGTTACGTGCACATGCCGGTCTCCTGGAGCCACGGCTGACACTCAGGGGACTGTGGGCTGTGGCATCGTACAATACATGACCTCCATGCTACTGGTACACCAGTAAGAAGGTTGCTATCATGGCAACACTGACAAAACATGCCCACTCAGTTGTGACCGCTGTTATTGTGGTGTAGTATCATTCACAGATAGTACAGCTGACGAGGCTGATACACATATTTTTATAGAACGTCACCACTACTCAAGCTTTGGAATCACGGCTGCACCCAAAAGGCGTCAAAGCTCCAGTCACGTAACTCATTTTGACCCAGTCTACCCACTAACGTAAAAGACGGCCATTGCACAAACCTGAGCCTGTTGTAATCCCCCCTCCTTTTTCATATTGTGCATATCGGTTTCTTCCCTTCAGCTTTATTTCAGTGGAAGGAGACATGAGACGCCGGCAATAAAGAATGACACGAAAGCAGCAGGGATTGTAGGAGAGGGTTAGTTGAGGACTTCCTGTCTCCACGCTTGTGTGACGAATCCCAAAAGTGGAATCCCTGTTACATGCGACCAAAGCACTCTGATGCAGAATCTCTTGACAGGAAAACAAGGGGATAGAGAGTGGCATGCTCAGATATACTGTCTGACtgtgtaaagagagagagagagagagagcgcgagagagagagagagcatttcAAATTCAAAGAGCGATAAAAGCTGACAGCCCACGAACAGGTTACCAAACTATGTTATGAATTAAATGTCAAGAAGCAAAGacgacaacatgtttgtttcagcTGAACCACTTTGAAGTTCACGATGGTATCATTTGCACCGAAGCTGCTGTTTCTCGACGAGGTTACATCATCAAACTGTGATGCCAAATCAAAACACACATATCAATGGGATTGTAAACAGGAATGCAAAGAAAGTAGCTTATCTATGACTCATTTCAATAACCCTTGGGTGATTACAAAACATCACAATAAATCCACAATAACACCTTGATGAAAAGCCACAACcatgagagaaacagagatgcTGTCTTACCACGTCTCGTCGTTTTTGAACTCCAGCTCCCCGTACGTGTCTTCGAAGTCCTCGCCGCCTCCTTTGGCAAGTCCCTCCAAGGTGCGATAAGGCACAATGATCGTCCCCCTCGCTCCAGAGGTCCTCAGCACCTTCAGTTCCATAATGCCGACGCTTTCACTGATGTGCACCGAGCTGCTCTCAAAGGTGAAGATGCCCGAATGGTCGTCATCCAGGATGGTCACAGTGGCCACGGTGGGGAAGCCCAGCATGGCCTTCGGGTAGGGGAGACTGTTGGGGGACAGCAGCTCGTCCTCGGTCTCCAGGACACGCAGATTACCGAGGCGCACAAAAAAGTGCTCGTCCTCTTCAAAGATGTCGTCGTCTATGATGCCAACGCTTATTTCCTTGAACATCTCCCCTGGTTTGAATACCATTGTTCCCTCTGTGAACTCGTAGTCGGCCCCAGCGTTAGCTGACCCGTCCTCGGTCTTGTAATCCACGTAGATCGTCTTGTTGATGTCGCCACCCTTTCTGGTGATGGTCAGAATGGCGGCGCCACAGTTCTCCAGGCACTGGTAGACGGCAGGGTCGAAAGCGATCCGGGACACATACTCGTCTGGCTCCTCCACGTGCACCTCCTGCACACTCGTGCACTTCTTCGCCTGTTCCGCGACGTGTTTCTTCAGGATGTTTCCGGCGCCCGTCATCATACGTGTGGCCTGGATGCGGTAGAAGGCGCGGCTCTTTTGCTGGTGCGACAGAGCGTAGTAGTTGGCCATCTCAACCAGCTGATCCATCTCTTTCTCTGGGTGCTTCTGCTTCAGATCTTTCAGGATGCGGATCATGTCTCGCCGGGAGTCGTCCACCTCTTTACCCTCAATCAAACCGATCATATTGCTCACCGCACCCCCGTCCATGTAGTGAGAGTTGACCAGCTTGCCGTCCATCTCGATCCCCTTGGAGCGCTCAGCCTCCGTCTCGATGATGACCGCCCTGTGTTTGTCAGTGCGATACTTCTTGTGCATGAACCTAAAGAACAGCAGTCGTCTGTCCGCCACCCAGGCGAGGAGTACACATATGGGGAAGAAAGCCAGTGTGAGTAGACCCTCCCAGACCTGGACTACATTGGGAGAAAACACAGCCAGTATCATGTAGAGCCAGATGTAAGCGAAGATACTCCAGCCTGCAGTGACAAAGAAAACCCGGAGGTGTTTGACCTTGCGTACCTCTCCTTGGGGAATGACGGAAACACAGAGGCCAATGATGACAAACATGTTGAACGCTGCGCTGCCAACAATGGTGGCAGGCCCGAGCTCGCCAGATTGGAAATCATGTCCACACACCTCAATGACAGAGAGCATAATCTCAGGGGCGGACGATCCTAAGGCCATGAGGGTGAGGTTGGAGACCGTTTCATTCCACACCCGGATTGTAGTGGTGGTCGTCTCACCGTTCGCCCGTTTGATGACAACCTCCCTCTCCTGGGACGTGATGACCTCAATGGCTGCCATGAAGCGGTCGGCGATGATTGACACTCCAAGAAACATGTAGATCATGGCCACAAAATACACAATGACCCGTGCGATCTTGTCCCCCATGGAGGGATCCTCTGGATGCCATATGGGCAGGATGATCCCCTCGTGGCACTTGGAGTTCCCCCCGCAGGTTCTATTGCTGGGGCTGATCGGAGGACTGGGAGTCGTCTCTGCCTCCGCACAAAGGAAGGCGACAGCCACCGAGACCAGCCCCAGCCATAGGCAGGCCGAGGACCCTGGCTTCACGGGCCTTGAACCCTCCATGCACCCTCCTACGTCTCAAGGGTCCTTACAACACTGACAGTCCCCCTGGGATCCAGCACTGGGCTGTGTTCTTCTCCAGCCACCACCTGAAACAACAGACAGAAGCAACAGAGAGGATGTGAATGTTATATTTCATCTTTACTATAAAACAGCCCGATGGGGAAAACAGTGATAAAACAACAGTACCATGTTTTCTTATAGGCCCAATTAATGCATATATTGCTTGTTAAATATGACTTAATACATTATTCATTAACACAGAGTACAAGGCATTGATTTAGTCACATAATAAGTCATTAATGAACGCAATCACATAATGGAATTGTTACCCAACCTTAGGGTATTATCACATTGTTTTAATCCCAAATTTCAGGTGTGTAAGACTGTGTTTAAATTTCCcaggaaaaacacaatgtgtcagaagcaaaaaaaaatgtctccgTTTTCTATAAGTGCACAGAATGAAATGATCCCTCTCATCCTTCAGTTCCTGTCTGTTACTTTAGAAACAGCAGAGTCATGAGAGCTTTTGTGTTATCGAATACAAACCGGCCACCTGCTCCGACACTTTTCAGGTCTGTATATCACAAAGCAGATAACTTTAGTTAAATAAAATCGTAGCCTGCGGGCTCATTTGCAATCAAGAGGTTTATTTTCACTTAAGATGTGGATATGTGCGTGATTGTCTTAAATCTCAGGGGTAACACACCGCTCGGAACCAAACAGCTCGCTCAGCAGGCCTGTGATGTTGCCAGACTAAGCACTGTCCAAAATGTCGCATTGGCAGAAAAAAATGAGCCGAGGAGAGGCAGGAGACCGTCAAGAGGCCAAACTGAAACAAAGGGGACAGACGCCCCGTCCACACTCGTCTCATCCTGAGCCCTAAATGCACACTTAACCACTTCTGCAAGAGAGAGCAGCGTTACAACATCAATGCAGACGTTTTCCAAATTCATAAAAGCTCCGGCCGAGCATCTCACGACTTATCTCATGTGATTTGACTTCAGAACTCTTTTGATGTTAACAGCCGGGGCCGAAGGCAGCAGGAGCATGACAAACACTCAGACCAGCCCAGAGTTAGACGGAGTAACTCAGGGGTTTTACTGTTgaggctccttttttttttaaaatggtgTCTGACTATTTAGTGGCTCATGACATTGGGCCGGGCCACTCTGCAGCCTCCACCACACCTTGGGGCCCGTGAGGCACACACGCAGTTAAGTCTGAATTCAAATTATCTCTTCAGACAGTGTGAGTTAATCACTCTGTCCTGAATTCACTGGAGGGTGACGTTTCTTTTATTACCCTCACACTTTGTTTCCTTTTACTTTTGTTGAGAGGAAGAATGTGTATTGTTCTTACATTTTGGCCCCAAAAGTGGCTTATTGTGTTCTGATTCCTGGTTAACAGGTTGATTACCATccagtatacacacacatggccCCTCGGATAAAAGCATCCCTTAAATTCTGTGTGAAGCAGTTTTTTTTGGTATTCTTAAGacctaaaataacaattatGGAAATTATATCTCACATCCAGACGGACCAGTGGCCAATTTGAAAAGCTGACAGTGTTTTCAGTTGAGGTGTGAATAGTCAAACAAGAGCTGCTTGAAGAACTAACACCTATTTAAATATTGTCTCTGGAGCCTCAGCAGTGTCAACACACACCGACGTCCAAAAGGTTTCCATCAACGTCCCAGgctttatatattataatgcAATGATCAAAACAGTTTACATATAAATGGAGGATAGGATGCCCTCAGCGTGAAATTAAATTCCTCACATGTTAAAAAGATGATTTCAGAGCATCACGCTGATCTGGGAGATGGAGACGGGGACGACTACAAGTggcagcagaggcagagacaaGACGCTTAAATTTAACTGAGTCAGCAGAGGCATTAAAATGGACAGGGGCCAGCTACGTGAGCCCTGTGAGAACCACCAGAGCCGAGCACAAACAGAAACCacaggcataagataactgagCGACAGGGTCGGAACTTAATGACCTGCTGCACCTTTTTAGTAGAATTTGTTTTATCTGAGGATGGAAGGTGATGAAAAAGAGCCAAATGTTCTCCGTCAACCTGCTCTGGAGAAACAGAGGTACAACAAAATGGCAAACAATCCAAATACCCACGAATCCCAGAGCAAACTAAAGGAGTGACACGGAGAACTTAGGAGGTCAAACAGTAACTGGACGGGGAGAGTTCCTCCTGCTGGTTCCTGGTAGATTCACACATCTCACAAACTGAAAGAACTCATACTTCAAATTAATGTGCTCGTTGTTCATTTCCACGTGTCTGAAAATACGTTCCAGATAATAAACATATATTGAACGAGGAGTCACGTGGGTGCAGCATCCGAGATGGCCGCGTGTTAGGGTGGCTCTTGTCCTGCACATGCTATTTTTTGAGTTATTAATGTAAAACGCATATATTTAAGTAATCTAACGCTCACCCTGAGAACTTTAATTGCTCAGATAGAATACTCTCGGTCAGGGAAGGATAAGAAGACATGGCGACATCGAAATATTTCAGAAACCCTCCGCGCTCGTCTACCCGGAAAAGCCCGGCGCATGAAGTCGACCTAGAGGACGCTGACGCTCCCCTTACAACCATGAACACATCAGATAAGTTGGAAACGCTAATTGCAGAAATTTCGAAGATGAACGACACACTGCAAAACGTTGCAACCGACGTTTCCGCTATTAAACAAACAACGGCGGAGCTGAATAACACGGTGACGGCCATGCAGGAGAGGCTGGGCGAGGCCGAGGTGCGTATCGCACACCTGGAGGAGACGTCGGAGCAGCTGCTGAAGGACAAGGGGAGCAAGGATAAACAGACGGAACAACTATGGAACCGAGTACAAGCCCTTGAAAACCACAGCAGACGAAATAATGTGAGGTTGGTGGGACTGAAGGAGACCCTCGGTACTAATGGGACGCTGCTTGATTGTGTTCGAAAGATTCTGACGGAGGGACTCGGTGTTGAAACTGACGGGGAGATGGAGATAGAGAGGGTGCACAGGCAACTGGCACCGATGCCGAGTGCAGATCAGCCTCCAAGGCCGGTGCTGATCCGCTTCTTGAGGCAATCCGCGAGGGATGCCGTGATCAACGCAGCCAAGGTAAAGCGAGGATTCGTCTGGGAAAAATGTCGCCTATCTATGTTCCCGGACATGTCTAGAGAGCTGGCGCAGAAGAGGAGAGCGTTCACACCGGTGAAGCGCAAATTACACGAGCTCGACATTAGATACACACTGGCTTTCCCCGCAACGCTGCACTTTAAATGGAGAGGAAAAAACGTGAGCTGCAACAATGTCGAAGCCGCGGAGAAAGTCATGAATGAGCGAGGACCGGGAGGAGCTATGGACTGAGATGAATGGAGAGGGGTGAGTTGCTGTTTGTAGCCGATGTGAGACTATGCGTTTTGTACTGAACTGAATCGACCCCTGTGCGGGCCAACGAGAGGCTTCTCCTGACACGGATCGGTCTGCATGGGAGCGGCGTTAACCCCACGGACCTTAAGCGTgttatccttttctttttccttttcttttctttgttccttTTTCAGCAGCGAGGAGCGTTCAGCACTCGGACTCCGGCTGAGTTGTAGCAGCCGGACGCcttttgtttcaactttttgtaCAAGCCcagtttgtatttttatactgTGGTTTGGTTATATGTGTTCAAAAACAGGCAGGTACAGGTTAATGAGTGGTTATTATAAGGAGCCAAAAATGGTTACATTTTCTATTACGAATGGTTGCAGACATACATTTAAAGCACAGAGTACTtatctcatcttcctcctttctctttttgtttcctattgattttattattatattattattttattttattttagaataGAAAAAACATGACTAGTAGACCAGTTAAGTTTATTTCTTGGAATATAAATGGATGTAGCAGCCCTATTAAAAGGAGGAAGATATtatcatttttgaaaaataatcagGCAGACATTGTGCTGATACAGGAGACCCACATGCAGGGTCTGGAGGCGGAGAAATTTAAAGTGGGATGGGTAGGACATATATTCCATAGCTCATTTTCGAGTAAACGTAATGGTGTTTTGATTTTGGTTCACAAGAATGTAAGTT contains these protein-coding regions:
- the slc8a3 gene encoding LOW QUALITY PROTEIN: sodium/calcium exchanger 3 (The sequence of the model RefSeq protein was modified relative to this genomic sequence to represent the inferred CDS: substituted 1 base at 1 genomic stop codon) — translated: MAAIEVITSQEREVVIKRANGETTTTTIRVWNETVSNLTLMALGSSAPEIMLSVIEVCGHDFQSGELGPATIVGSAAFNMFVIIGLCVSVIPQGEVRKVKHLRVFFVTAGWSIFAYIWLYMILAVFSPNVVQVWEGLLTLAFFPICVLLAWVADRRLLFFRFMHKKYRTDKHRAVIIETEAERSKGIEMDGKLVNSHYMDGGAVSNMIGLIEGKEVDDSRRDMIRILKDLKQKHPEKEMDQLVEMANYYALSHQQKSRAFYRIQATRMMTGAGNILKKHVAEQAKKCTSVQEVHVEEPDEYVSRIAFDPAVYQCLENCGAAILTITRKGGDINKTIYVDYKTEDGSANAGADYEFTEGTMVFKPGEMFKEISVGIIDDDIFEEDEHFFVRLGNLRVLETEDELLSPNSLPYPKAMLGFPTVATVTILDDDHSGIFTFESSSVHISESVGIMELKVLRTSGARGTIIVPYRTLEGLAKGGGEDFEDTYGELEFKNDETWXDSISVSLMVVAFHQDQSPSQLAGSVLQGLCCRVCAAGSVLQGEYS